Proteins encoded within one genomic window of Natator depressus isolate rNatDep1 chromosome 1, rNatDep2.hap1, whole genome shotgun sequence:
- the TRIM13 gene encoding E3 ubiquitin-protein ligase TRIM13 produces MELLEEDLTCPICCGLFEEPRVLPCSHNFCKKCLEGILEGNVRSVVWRPPPIFKCPTCRKETPVSGINNLQVNYSLKGIVEKYNKIKVTPKMPICKVHSGQPLNIFCRTDMQLICGVCATRGDHTKHVFCSIEDAYSQEKCAFETLFQGFETWRCGDALSRLDTLETSKRKALQMLTKDSDKVKEFFEKLQHTLEQKRNEILSDFETMKLAVMQAYDPEINKLNTILQEQRMAFNIAEDFKDVSEPIIFLQQMQEFREKIKVIKETPLPCSNVDINPTIKNFDTSQWNGIKLVDVDKLSLPQENSMLNFKIPSVLSHKFVVTSLICLFILAAARMTFVESVFDNLQCWKTQLFTIGSSYLADTAEIADHAVFYWEQMTDGASLLSEKCKNYTLVVLDNVAQFVCKYKLL; encoded by the coding sequence ATGGAGCTCTTAGAGGAAGACCTCACCTGTCCCATTTGTTGTGGCTTGTTTGAAGAACCTCGGGTTTTACCTTGTTCTCACAACTTTTGCAAGAAGTGTTTGGAGGGGATCCTAGAGGGAAATGTCCGCAGTGTGGTTTGGAGACCACCCCCCATTTTCAAGTGTCCTACCTGCCGTAAAGAAACTCCTGTTTCAGGAATCAACAATTTACAAGTCAACTACTCCCTGAAAGGTATTGTGGAGAAGtataacaaaataaaagtaaCTCCCAAAATGCCTATATGTAAGGTGCACAGTGGGCAGCCCCTCAACATTTTCTGCCGGACAGATATGCAGCTGATATGTGGTGTCTGTGCCACTCGAGGTGACCACACAAAGCATGTATTTTGCTCCATTGAAGATGCCTATTCACAGGAGAAGTGTGCTTTTGAAACCCTGTTTCAGGGCTTTGAAACGTGGCGTTGTGGGGATGCACTCTCTCGGCTAGACACCTTGGAAACAAGCAAGAGGAAAGCACTGCAGATGCTGACAAAGGATTCAGACAAAGTGAAAGAGTTCTTTGAGAAGCTGCAGCACACACTGGAGCAGAAAAGAAATGAGATTCTGTCTGACTTTGAGACCATGAAGCTTGCAGTGATGCAGGCCTATGACCCAGAAATCAATAAACTGAACACAATTCTACAAGAGCAACGAATGGCTTTTAACATTGCAGAAGACTTTAAGGATGTGTCTGAGCCCATTATATTTCTGCAACAGATGCAGGAGTTCAGGGAAAAAATCAAAGTGATCAAGGAAACCCCTCTGCCTTGTTCCAATGTAGACATTAATCCCACAATAAAGAACTTTGATACCAGCCAGTGGAATGGTATAAAACTAGTAGACGTGGACAAGCTTTCTTTGCCTCAGGAAAACAGCATGCTTAATTTCAAGATTCCCTCAGTCTTGTCACATAAATTTGTAGTGACTTCTCTGATTTGCTTATTTATCCTTGCAGCCGCCAGAATGACCTTTGTGGAATCTGTCTTTGACAATCTTCAGTGCTGGAAAACTCAACTTTTTACAATTGGCTCATCCTATCTGGCAGACACTGCGGAGATAGCTGACCATGCCGTGTTTTACTGGGAGCAAATGACAGATGGAGCTTCACTTCTAAGTGAAAAGTGCAAAAATTATACACTAGTGGTATTGGATAATGTTGCACAATTTGTGTGCAAATATAAACTCTTATAA